In Spirochaetota bacterium, the sequence CAATTCCGGTGAAGATGCCTGGGCTGATCCCAATGATCCAAATAGCGGTAATGGAATAGATGATGATGGGAATGGGTTTATCGATGATTACAAGGGGTGGGATTTCGTTACAGTTAGCTCAGATTCAATATTTCAGGGGGAAGACCCGGGTCCCGAAGACAATAATCCGATGGATTTTTGTGGTCATGGCACACATGTCTCAGGTATTGCTGGGGCTGTTACTGATAATGAAACAGGCATAGCTGGTGTTTCATGGCATTGTAGAATCATGGCCTTAAGGGCAGGGTATAAAAATGCTAGTGGTAATGGAGCGCTTAGAAGCTCAGATATTGCTAATGCAGTCTATTATGCTGCAAACATGGACGCCAATATCGTTAATATGAGCTTTGGAAGCTATTCACCCTCTAATATACAGAGGGATGCATTAGATTATGCATATTCCCTAGGAATCCTTCTGGTTGCTTCTGCTGGGAATAACGGGATTGAAGTTGATCATTATCCCTCAAGCTTTGAAAATGTTGTCTCAGTTGCTGCTACGGATAAGAACGATCAAAGAGCTCTATGGTGGGAAGCATATAGCTCAAATTATGGTATAGATATTGATTTTGCTGCTCCAGGGAGTGGAGTTTATAGCATCTATTTTGATAATACCTATGCTTCAAAGAGTGGAACGAGCATGGCAGCGCCTTTTGTTTCTGGTTTGGCTGGTCTTATTCTTTCAAACAACCCTGCCTTTACAAACCAGGATGTAAGAGAGGTTCTCTTTTCAACTACTGATCCGGTGCACTCGGACGTGTATATTGGTAGTGGACGAATAAATGCATATGAAGCACTGAAGATGACATCTATCCCGTTGGCTGTAATATCCTATCCCTTAGAAGGGGATGTGATCCATGGAAATATTACAATAAATGGTTCAGCAGGTGGAGAAAATTTTCAGAATTATATGATCGAATATGGAAGAGGTATTTATCCCTCAGATTGGACAACTGTTATTGATTCAAGCAGTCCTGCTATTGATGGAACTCTTGCAACTTGGGATGCCAGTTCTATCGATGATGGAATATATACATTGAGATTGCTCGTATTTGATAGTAATGGCAATATTAATAAAAAACGAGTTACTATTTATGCTGGTGGCTCATGGGTCATTGAAAGAGTTGACAAAGACACAAGTGACGAGATAGGCGGAAATACATCTATAGCCATTGACTCAAGGGATCATATCCATATTAGCTATCATGGTGGAAGTAATAATGATCTCAAATATGCAACAATTGAAACAGGTAAATGGGAGTTGAAGACAGTAGACAGCGAAGGGAGGGTAGGTAAATATAGCTCGATAGCCATAGACTCAGAGGATCATGTTCATATAAGCTATCTTGATGATACCAATACTAATCTTAAATATGCAACAAATGCGTCAGGAGAATGGGAGGTAGAGACAGCGGATAGCAATACATATGTAGGATGGTATACCTCCATCGCTATTGACTCAAAAGATCACGTTCATATTAGCAATTATGAGGCTAACCTTCTGAAACTAAAATACACAACGAATGCTTCTGGCTCCTGGGAGTCTGAGATAGTTTGCAGTGAAGATAGAGCTGGATTATTCTCTTCAATAACCCTTGACTCTAGAGATCATGTCCATATTAGCTATTATTCTATATTAAATCAGTGTCTAAAATATGCATCGAATCTCACAGGTGAATGGCAGATAATGACACTGGACAATGACGGGGATGTAGGATATTATAGTTCAATCGCTATAGATTCAATGGATAATATTCATATCAGTTATCAAAATGGTTCTAAAGGTGATCTTAAATACGCTACAAATTCCACTGGATCCTGGATTTGTGAGACACTGGAGAGCAATGGATATGTGGGAGGTTATACATCAATTACTATAGATAAAGAGGATCATGTTCATATTTGTTATAGGGATAACACAAATAACGACTTTAGATATACCACGAATAGATCTGGATCTTGGGAAACAGAGATTGTGGATATGTTTAGTAATACAGGCTCGTATAATTCCATAGCCATAGATACAATGGATAATGTACACATAAGTTATTATGATAGCAATAGTAATGACCTGAAATATGCTACTAATGTGCTTTCAACTTTGCATCCAATTGCTATTGCTGGGCCAGATGTGACTCATCATGTTGGCAGATTAGTTACTTTGGATGGTTCTGGAAGCTATGACCCTGATATGAATTATCCCCTTGATTATGCTTGGGCTACTATCTCAAAACCCGAGGGAAGCATAGCAGCCTTAACCAATGCTAATACTGTTAATCCTATATTTACACTTGACTTAGAAGGGGATTATACTATCCAGTTAGTGGTCACAGATTGTTATGGGTTGGTAAGCATTCCAGATGAGGTTCTTGTGAGCACATATAATTCAATACCAGTTGCAAATGCAGGTGCAGATCAAACTCTTACTGAGATTGGTTCAATCGTCGAGCTTGACGGAACTGATAGCTACGACGATGATGGGGATGAAATAACCTACTCATGGGCATTTATTACCAAACCATCTGGAAGCTCAGCCACTCTGTCCGATCCAAATTCAGCTACTCCAACATTTGAGTATGATAATTATGGCGATTTCATAGTAGAGTTATCTGTAAGTGATGAGTGGAGTCATAGCGAACCTGATTCAGTGATCATTAGTATTGATACTGATACATTCAATGATCTTGAGGAAGAAGAAATTAGTGAAGTGGGAATTTCTTCAGAAGAAGACACAAATGAATCGCCTTGGCAATTGTTTCCAGATTCATCATCTGATGATGGCTGTAATTCAATTGCTAACGCTTCGTCAATTAATGATAAGGACAGAACGATTTTATATGGCTTAACCCACAACTTGATAAATATGCTTTTCCCCTTTTCTCTTGTATTATTATTAAGGATATTTAGAAAAAAGAGCCGATAAGCGATCTACTATCTCGCTACATAAGAAGCAACAACACTATAAATTGACTTATTGTCACTTTATATCAATAGAGCCTGAATACATAATAACATTGATAATGAAAATTGTTGTACTGATAGAATGCTCTATTATTATGAAATCATCGTTTATAGTGATGATATAATTTAAATAGAGTTAATGAATTATTTCTTATCAATAGTTTCTTCATTCCAATCTACCTGTTGAGTTGCTACGTACTTTTTTGTCAAATTCATTAAAAAAGATATTGACGCAGTCCGTTTTGTTATTAATCTATACTCAAAACCAGCCAGACGGTTAATGGGTTTCCGCATCATTTGGTCTACTTTAGATTATAAATACCTATAATCCTACTACTTGGAGAGAAGCCGTGGATGAAATTAATTTTTCAATCGACGGACAAAGAGTAAAGGGATATTCTGGTAATACAATCATTGAAGTAGCACTTAAGTATAACATACCTATTCCCACCCTTTGTCATGATCCCTTCCTCGATTCCATTGGAGCATGCAGGATATGCCTTGTCGAAAATGAGGAGAGGGGGAATCTAATTGCTGCCTGCGTAACCACGATTTCCAAGGATTTATCAATCTTAACTAACACAGAAAAGGTGCTCGAAACGAGGAAGGTGATTGTGAAACTGATGCTCGCAAGCCATCCTGATTCATGCATTGTATGTGAAAAGGGGAATAGATGTAAATTAAGGCAGATTGCCGCAGATCTTGGAATCGGCTTGGTAGAATACTATCCTATGCCGCATTATTCCGGCACACAAGAGGTAAATTCATTTCTGCTTAGGGATTTGAGCAAATGCATTCTCTGCGCAAAGTGTATCAGAGCGGATCAAGAACTGGTTGTAGAGGGCGCTATTGATTATATCGACAGGGGGTTTGAGGCAAGACCCTCCACACTTACAGACGGGCCGCTTGAATCATCAGGATGCACCTTCTGCGGCACATGCGAGGAGGTGTGTCCCACTGGCGCTCTCTTTAAGAAAGACAATCGATCCCTTGGCACTCACAATAAGAGAGTAGCCACTACTTGTTCTTTCTGTGGATGCGGGTGTTCATTCTGGCTTGAGGTTGCGAAAAATCAGGTTGTTGGAGTTCGTCCAGGCATTTCAGGATCAGTAAATGGAAAAACCCTCTGCGTAAAGGGACGCTTCGGCTTCGATCATATCAACCATCCTGAACGCTTAAATAATCCTCTAATAAGGAAGGAGGACGCTTTAGTTGAAGCATCCTGGGATGAAGCGTTGGAGATTGCGTCGAAAGAGATAAAAAATATAAATCAAAAAACCAAAGGAGAGCAGAGCCTTGCAATAATCACTGGGCCACATTGTACAAACGAGGAAGCCTACTTGACCAATGAGTTTGCTACCAACGTTTTGAAAACTAATTATGTCGCATGCATGAGTAGTAGTTACATATTTAATCTCATTGAGGGTATGGAAGATTCTTGCGGTTTTGCCGGACCAACCGCCACCATAGAAGATATTGAAGAAGCAGAGGTGATTCTTTTAATTGGGGCCAATCCAACTGAAACGGCGCCTATTGTTGGGTATAGCATAAAGAGGTGTGTTCGCAGAAGGCAGACGAATCTGATTGTAATTGATCCTGTAGAAATTCAACTCTCTAAATTCGCTTGCCTTTGGCTTAGACCAACAATAGGAAGTGATGGGATTTTGCTATCTGCCATCCTGAGATTAATGATCGAACATCAAAATTATAAAGAGGCATTGGACGATGAAAGGATTCAGATATTAAAAAACATTAAAAATCTTTCGCTGGATATTGATATAATAGAACGAGAAACCGGAGTCACATCCGAAAGTCTCTTTAAAGCAGTGGACATCTTCATCTCTAGCAAGAAGAGGGCCATTGTCTTTGGGAATGGAATCATACAACAGCCGAATGGTAAAGAACTTGTAAAAATCCTCTGCTCAATCAGTCAACTTACACAAGAGGAGACAATAATCTTTCCATTAGTCAAAGAGAGCAATGTAATTGGATGTTATCATTTGGGTCTTATTAAGAGTGAAATGCCTGAAAGAGTATTCAAGGAAATCCTGAGAGGTAACATCAAGGGGCTTTGGATTATGGGGGATGATCCAATGACCAGTCTGCCTGGCAATGGTGAAATTCAAAGGGCGCTGGATAAACTTGATCTCCTCATAGTCTCTGATACATTTCTCTCCAATACTGGAGAAAAGGCTCATGTTGTGTTCCCTTCAGTTACCTTTGCAGAAAAATCTGGCACAATTACCAATATGGAGGGGCGTGTCCAGAGGATTAGACCAGCAATTGAATGTGTCAACAATAGTATTTCAGATTATCTAACGATACTCAATATCGCCAAATTGCTTGGATCTTCTTTCAGTTATAAATCAGAACTGGAGGTCACAGAAGAGATAATAAATCGCGTTCCATTATATTCGAAAATGAATATGAATAATGAGGATGATGGATATTTTTCTTATCTTCTCCCCGTATCATCGTTAAAGGGGAAGGCATCCCTATTTATTCCAGGAGAAATTACATCTCCCCTAGATAAAGACGATAAATACCCATACACACTCATGTTGGGGAGCATCCTAAAACATCTTGGCACCGGTTATCAGACTAAGCATTCCCCAAGACTCTGTGGGGATATTGAGGAGGGGTACGTTGAGATAAATCCGAAGGATGCCTCACGGGAAGACATTAAGGATAGGGATATAGTAAAATTGATTTCCATTGCTGGTGAGAAAAGAATCAGGGCTCACCTGACTCAGAAGATTCCGATGGGATGTCTATTCCTGCCATTGCCATTTACTGAAGGTTCAAATATTTTCACCAACATCAGCAATGGGAACACACAGAAGACCATAAATGTTAAAATTGAAAGGACTATTATATGAAATATGAAGAGATAGACATAGGGAAACTTGCTCCGATTATAGAGGAATATAAGAATGAGAAGTGGCCACTTATTCCTCTGCTTCAGAGGGTGCAGGATGAGTTGGGGTACATACCAGCAGAAACGATTGAGCCAATCGCTAAGGAGCTTGACCTCTTCCCCAGCGAAGTGCAGGGAGTAATAACATTCTATTCTCAATTTTCTCTCGAACCTAGGGGCAAGTACATTATAAGGGTCTGCAAAGGCACAGCGTGTCACGTGCGTGGTGGACGGAGCATTCTAAAAATTGTTAAAAGGGAACTGGGACTGGAGGAGGGGCAAACCACAGAAGATTATCAGTTTACTCTTGAGACTGTGGCGTGTCTTGG encodes:
- the nuoE gene encoding NADH-quinone oxidoreductase subunit NuoE, with the translated sequence MKYEEIDIGKLAPIIEEYKNEKWPLIPLLQRVQDELGYIPAETIEPIAKELDLFPSEVQGVITFYSQFSLEPRGKYIIRVCKGTACHVRGGRSILKIVKRELGLEEGQTTEDYQFTLETVACLGACFLAPTMVVNQNYYGKLSPPKINSIIKQYDK
- a CDS encoding S8 family serine peptidase, producing the protein MKKSITSLMLLFMGIFLTVSAFTIQKNPFINNHALTEFVHGDMLIKFKDNIDFRAEKHMNTVSTNKASINTLNANFGAVKIERVFNPAMNMYAKRVNKRKYRRVKLQHLENVYKITFSTDVDILSIIDRYKRDANVEYAEPNYIYHTSIVPNDPYYTLQWGLSQIQSEQGWDIEVGESSVVIAVIDTGIDWNHPDMDANIWINSGEDAWADPNDPNSGNGIDDDGNGFIDDYKGWDFVTVSSDSIFQGEDPGPEDNNPMDFCGHGTHVSGIAGAVTDNETGIAGVSWHCRIMALRAGYKNASGNGALRSSDIANAVYYAANMDANIVNMSFGSYSPSNIQRDALDYAYSLGILLVASAGNNGIEVDHYPSSFENVVSVAATDKNDQRALWWEAYSSNYGIDIDFAAPGSGVYSIYFDNTYASKSGTSMAAPFVSGLAGLILSNNPAFTNQDVREVLFSTTDPVHSDVYIGSGRINAYEALKMTSIPLAVISYPLEGDVIHGNITINGSAGGENFQNYMIEYGRGIYPSDWTTVIDSSSPAIDGTLATWDASSIDDGIYTLRLLVFDSNGNINKKRVTIYAGGSWVIERVDKDTSDEIGGNTSIAIDSRDHIHISYHGGSNNDLKYATIETGKWELKTVDSEGRVGKYSSIAIDSEDHVHISYLDDTNTNLKYATNASGEWEVETADSNTYVGWYTSIAIDSKDHVHISNYEANLLKLKYTTNASGSWESEIVCSEDRAGLFSSITLDSRDHVHISYYSILNQCLKYASNLTGEWQIMTLDNDGDVGYYSSIAIDSMDNIHISYQNGSKGDLKYATNSTGSWICETLESNGYVGGYTSITIDKEDHVHICYRDNTNNDFRYTTNRSGSWETEIVDMFSNTGSYNSIAIDTMDNVHISYYDSNSNDLKYATNVLSTLHPIAIAGPDVTHHVGRLVTLDGSGSYDPDMNYPLDYAWATISKPEGSIAALTNANTVNPIFTLDLEGDYTIQLVVTDCYGLVSIPDEVLVSTYNSIPVANAGADQTLTEIGSIVELDGTDSYDDDGDEITYSWAFITKPSGSSATLSDPNSATPTFEYDNYGDFIVELSVSDEWSHSEPDSVIISIDTDTFNDLEEEEISEVGISSEEDTNESPWQLFPDSSSDDGCNSIANASSINDKDRTILYGLTHNLINMLFPFSLVLLLRIFRKKSR
- a CDS encoding molybdopterin-dependent oxidoreductase; its protein translation is MDEINFSIDGQRVKGYSGNTIIEVALKYNIPIPTLCHDPFLDSIGACRICLVENEERGNLIAACVTTISKDLSILTNTEKVLETRKVIVKLMLASHPDSCIVCEKGNRCKLRQIAADLGIGLVEYYPMPHYSGTQEVNSFLLRDLSKCILCAKCIRADQELVVEGAIDYIDRGFEARPSTLTDGPLESSGCTFCGTCEEVCPTGALFKKDNRSLGTHNKRVATTCSFCGCGCSFWLEVAKNQVVGVRPGISGSVNGKTLCVKGRFGFDHINHPERLNNPLIRKEDALVEASWDEALEIASKEIKNINQKTKGEQSLAIITGPHCTNEEAYLTNEFATNVLKTNYVACMSSSYIFNLIEGMEDSCGFAGPTATIEDIEEAEVILLIGANPTETAPIVGYSIKRCVRRRQTNLIVIDPVEIQLSKFACLWLRPTIGSDGILLSAILRLMIEHQNYKEALDDERIQILKNIKNLSLDIDIIERETGVTSESLFKAVDIFISSKKRAIVFGNGIIQQPNGKELVKILCSISQLTQEETIIFPLVKESNVIGCYHLGLIKSEMPERVFKEILRGNIKGLWIMGDDPMTSLPGNGEIQRALDKLDLLIVSDTFLSNTGEKAHVVFPSVTFAEKSGTITNMEGRVQRIRPAIECVNNSISDYLTILNIAKLLGSSFSYKSELEVTEEIINRVPLYSKMNMNNEDDGYFSYLLPVSSLKGKASLFIPGEITSPLDKDDKYPYTLMLGSILKHLGTGYQTKHSPRLCGDIEEGYVEINPKDASREDIKDRDIVKLISIAGEKRIRAHLTQKIPMGCLFLPLPFTEGSNIFTNISNGNTQKTINVKIERTII